CGAATTTACGAATTACATCGGGGCCGGCAATCGAGCGGGCCGGTGATCTGGCTGCCATATTGACAAGCCTTGGAGAGAAAGACGTGCTGTTTATTGACGAAATCCATCGATTGTCGCGCAATGTAGAAGAAATATTATATTCGGCGATGGAAGATTATGCGTTGGATATTATGATTGGAAAGGGGCCCAGTGCGCGGGCGATACGTCTTGACTTACCTCCGTTTACGCTGGTTGGTGCGACCACGCGCGCCGGTTCATTGGCATCGCCGCTTCGCGATCGGTTCGGCGTAATTTGCCGTTTGGAGTACTACCAAACAGAACAGCTGGTGCATATCGTCAACCGTGCGGCACAAATTCTCGGCATTGCGATTGAAGAGCACGGTGCGCTTGAAATCGCGCGTCGTTCGCGCGGTACGCCGCGCGTTGCCAATCGCTTGTTGAAGCGGGTACGAGACTATGTACAAATCAAAGGCAGCGGTGTTATTACGGCGGAACTGGCCGATAAAGCATTGGCAATGCTGGAGGTGGATCACTGTGGTCTTGATCGCAGCGACCGAATCTTGCTTGAAACGATCATTGTAAAATTCCGCGGCGGACCGGTCGGTTTGGACACGCTGGCGGCAGCAATCAGTGAAGAATCGGAAACGATTGAAGATGTATATGAACCTTTTTTGATTCAACTCGGATTTTTGCAACGGACACCGCGCGGCCGGATTGCGTCGCCAGCCGCCTATGCTCATTTAGGAATACCGTATCCGCTGGACGAACAGGGCGGCTATTTATAAGGAGGACGAATGCAATGAAAGTATTGCTGCATGTTTGCTGCGGCCCTTGCGCAATTTACCCGCTGGAATGGTTGCGCAGCGCCGGACATGAAGTGACCGGCGTATTTTACAACCCTAATATCCATCCGTTCAAGGAATTTGCCCGACGTTTTGAAACGGCTGTGCAGTGGGCCAAGGGAGTTGAACTTTCACTTATGTTAGATGATGCATATGGGTTGGAAGAATTTATCACGCTGGTCAAAGAGGATCTAAAAATGCCGAAACGTTGCGCCCATTGCTATCGGATTCGTTTGCGTAATGTGGCCCAGAAGGCGAAGACCGGCGGTTATGATGCATTTTCGACATCGCTATTGGTCAGTCCGTATCAACAGCATGAATTGATACGTGAAATTGCCGAGGAAGTTGCGACGGAAACCGGCGTTGCTTTTTTATATCATGATTATCGCGAAGGCTGGAAACGCGGCGTCGAGCAGAGCCGCGAACTGGAATTGTACCGTCAGCCGTACTGCGGTTGCATTTTCAGCGAACAGGATCGTTATTACAAAGGGGCCGGCCGGCTGTTGGCCCATGTTTGAGTCGCCGGGAAAGACGCTGATCGTTATTGGCTTTGTTTGCTTGATTTTAGGGCTTCTTTTACAGTTCGGAGGTAAATGGATACCGTTTGGGCGACTGCCGGGCGATATTTTACTGCAACGCGAAAGCGGTTCGTTTTATTTTCCGCTGACAAGCTGCATTATTGCCAGCGTGATTCTCAGCATCATTCTATTTTTTATAAATCGACGCTGAAAAGGGGCTGAAACGTGTGCGACTGATTTTACGCCGCTCTTTACGAATACTTTGCCTGACGATACTATGCGTTGCTACCCTTTTTATAACGCCGGCCGCTGCGGCCGAACAAATGATTCGTGTTGGTCTGGCTGCAGGTCAGAACAACGTGACATTCACGTCAGAAGGATCGTTGGAAGTGTTGGAGCAATTCACTGGCAAAACGGTTCTGAAATTGTCCGCGAATCAATCGCTAGCGGTTGCGTTTGATCCGAAAGGCCAGCTGCTTTTAAACGGCAAAGTGATTGAAACGACAGCTTTACGCCTACGTACCAATACAGAATCGATGATAGCGCTGAACCGTCAGCGCTACCGAGGTGAGATCGAACTCCTGCCAAAGAAAGGCGGACGCGTCTCATTGACTATCGTCAATGTTCTGCCGATGGAGCAATATTTGTATGGAATCATAGCACGCGAAATATCGCCTGATTGGGCGCGTGAAGCAGTTAAGGCGCAGGCTGTTGCCGCGCGGACGTATGCGCTTTACAGCCTGAACAAGCATGGTAAAGATGGTTACGATGTTTGTTCAGGCACTGATTGTCAGGTATATGGAGGCCGTAATGCCGAATCGGCAAGCGGCAATGCCGCGGTAGATGCGACTCGAGGAGAAGTGATGCTGTATAATGGCCGGCCGATTGCCGCGTATTTTCACAGCAGCTCCGGCGGCTATACGGAAAGCAGCGACAATGTTTGGGGCGGCAATTCCCCCTACATTAAAGGCGTGCTTGATTTTGACCAAGAATCGCCATATTACAGCTGGGATAAACAAGTTTCCAGCAGCGTGCTAGAAGGGAAGCTCAAGAAAGCGGGCTATTCGATCGGACGTTTGAGTGGCATTGAATTATCGGTGTTGCCGGACAAGCGTCCGCTCCCAGACCGTACATCGGCGGATCGGGCGCCGTCGGGCCGCGTAAAAGCATTGACTTTGATCAGTGAGAGCGGTCGCAAAGAAATCAGCGGTAATCAGCTGCGCAGCATTCTGGGCTTGAATAGCACGCTGTTTGACATTACAATAATAGAGACTCGCGGCAATGGAAAACCGGACGCTGCGGCTAAAGCGGGAGCGCTGCATCGTTTGACGCCCGGAGCGGAGCAGATGGTGCGGTTCAATGGCTACGGCTGGGGACACGGTTTGGGAATGTCGCAGTGGGGAGCCAAAGCAATGGCTGAAAAAGCGCCTTTAGGCGACGGCAAATATTATCAAACAATATTGCGCCATTACTATTCGGGAATTGAAATACGAAAAACATATTAAGGGAAGAAAGGTTCTACAATTAGCCATGAAATTATCGGAGTTTGACTATTATCTGCCGGAACGACTGATCGCGCAGCTGCCATGTGAACCACGCGATCACTCGAAATTATTGTGCGTACAACGAAGCGATGACGAATTTTCGCATCAACGCTTTTACCAAATGATTGACCATTTGCGGCCGAACGACATTTTGGTATTCAATGATACCAAAGTGCTCCCTGCGCGTTTGTACGGCATAAAACAGGATACCGGAGCAAAAATTGAAATTTTGCTGCTGAAACGTTTGAATGGAAACGATTGGGAATGCCTGGCTAAGCCGGGCAAAAAACTGCGTCATGGCGCTGTTGTTTCATTTAGCGATGAACTGCAGGGTGAAATCATAGCTCATACTGAATTTGGCGGACGGATTATCCGTTTTTGCTATGAGGGAATTTTTGAAGAAATCATCGAACGCATCGGCCATATGCCGCTGCCGCCGTATATTCATGAACGCTTAGAGGATAAAAATCGTTATCAAACCGTTTATGCCAAGCATAGTGGCGCTGCAGCCGCTCCGACTGCCGGACTGCATTTTACGCCGGAGTTATTGCGGCGTATCGATGAAAAAGGCGTGCAACGTGCATTCGTGACGCTACATGTCGGGTTGGGAACATTTCGCCCAGTTGAAGTGGAAGATGTGCTAGAGCATACGAT
Above is a window of Azotosporobacter soli DNA encoding:
- the ruvB gene encoding Holliday junction branch migration DNA helicase RuvB — protein: MTDERIIHVDEQDTDSWEYSLRPKRLQEYIGQDQAKNNLSIFIQAALSREEALDHVLLYGPPGLGKTTLAGIIAGELGANLRITSGPAIERAGDLAAILTSLGEKDVLFIDEIHRLSRNVEEILYSAMEDYALDIMIGKGPSARAIRLDLPPFTLVGATTRAGSLASPLRDRFGVICRLEYYQTEQLVHIVNRAAQILGIAIEEHGALEIARRSRGTPRVANRLLKRVRDYVQIKGSGVITAELADKALAMLEVDHCGLDRSDRILLETIIVKFRGGPVGLDTLAAAISEESETIEDVYEPFLIQLGFLQRTPRGRIASPAAYAHLGIPYPLDEQGGYL
- a CDS encoding SpoIID/LytB domain-containing protein is translated as MRLILRRSLRILCLTILCVATLFITPAAAAEQMIRVGLAAGQNNVTFTSEGSLEVLEQFTGKTVLKLSANQSLAVAFDPKGQLLLNGKVIETTALRLRTNTESMIALNRQRYRGEIELLPKKGGRVSLTIVNVLPMEQYLYGIIAREISPDWAREAVKAQAVAARTYALYSLNKHGKDGYDVCSGTDCQVYGGRNAESASGNAAVDATRGEVMLYNGRPIAAYFHSSSGGYTESSDNVWGGNSPYIKGVLDFDQESPYYSWDKQVSSSVLEGKLKKAGYSIGRLSGIELSVLPDKRPLPDRTSADRAPSGRVKALTLISESGRKEISGNQLRSILGLNSTLFDITIIETRGNGKPDAAAKAGALHRLTPGAEQMVRFNGYGWGHGLGMSQWGAKAMAEKAPLGDGKYYQTILRHYYSGIEIRKTY
- a CDS encoding DUF2905 domain-containing protein; the encoded protein is MFESPGKTLIVIGFVCLILGLLLQFGGKWIPFGRLPGDILLQRESGSFYFPLTSCIIASVILSIILFFINRR
- the queA gene encoding tRNA preQ1(34) S-adenosylmethionine ribosyltransferase-isomerase QueA, producing the protein MKLSEFDYYLPERLIAQLPCEPRDHSKLLCVQRSDDEFSHQRFYQMIDHLRPNDILVFNDTKVLPARLYGIKQDTGAKIEILLLKRLNGNDWECLAKPGKKLRHGAVVSFSDELQGEIIAHTEFGGRIIRFCYEGIFEEIIERIGHMPLPPYIHERLEDKNRYQTVYAKHSGAAAAPTAGLHFTPELLRRIDEKGVQRAFVTLHVGLGTFRPVEVEDVLEHTMHSEFYSIPQETVDAIARAKANGGRVIAVGTTAIRTLETAGASGKIVAGSGWTDIFIYPGYQFRVVEGMVTNFHLPKSTLLLLISAFAGKEKIMRAYEEAIQSEYRFFSFGDAMLIL
- a CDS encoding epoxyqueuosine reductase QueH, with the protein product MKVLLHVCCGPCAIYPLEWLRSAGHEVTGVFYNPNIHPFKEFARRFETAVQWAKGVELSLMLDDAYGLEEFITLVKEDLKMPKRCAHCYRIRLRNVAQKAKTGGYDAFSTSLLVSPYQQHELIREIAEEVATETGVAFLYHDYREGWKRGVEQSRELELYRQPYCGCIFSEQDRYYKGAGRLLAHV